The DNA region ACTGACATGCTGCTCTTTAAGATGGTTTAATGATTTTGCCCCTGACTATTCTTTTGTGTTTTAATCTTATGCCCTTGGTTTGTTCACATAACCTTTGAAATTTAGGTCTAAATAAAACCGCTTAAAGCTGATTATCTGGAGGGCTGTTTTGCTAATTAAAGCAGCTACAATCAATTTGGAGTTCTATCAAGTCCTTTTACATGTCGTTTAATGGTCTCGGGTCAAATATTTGCCCTCCAGCGTAGCAATTATCTATGCATTGCTCTGTTTCATTGCTGTCTTCTACACACTATGTCCTTGTGATGAtcttcatttattatttaatctTACATCACCCCCTCCCCAAAAGTGATCGTTTTTCAGTAAATGAGCTCGGTGAGATCAATGTTCAGAAACCAGGTCATTCATTCAAACTGTAGATATTGCATGTTTAATGTTGGCAGGACCTCTGGGATGTTCAGGCCAGTAAATATAGCTAATTTTAGCCCACTGACCGCCTGTTTTAGAAGGGTATCCAATATTCTGTTCTTATCGAGGCATTTAAAGGAACAGCTCACCTATAAATAAAATTTccattttaatacactttaataCTGCCCTTTTCCTTGAAATTAAGTTTTTAGAGGATGAAGCTCCAGACTTGTTTAGAACATTGTATGATAAAGAAATCAAACAATATacctaataataataaccctTTTCTCTGCCAGCTATATCATATCCTGCTGATCCTCACAGACGGGGTGGTAACAGATATGGCCGATACACGAGAGGCCATTGTTCGGGCCTCCTACCAGCCCATGTCTATCATCATAGTGGGAGTGGGAAACGCCGACTTCACAGACATGCAAATCCTTGATGGGGATGATGGAGTCCTGCGCTCACCCAAAGGGGAACCTGTTTTGAGGGACATTGTCCAGTTTGTGCCCTTCAGAGACTTTAAAACGGTCAGTTTTTCTCAGTTCTTAGTCACTGGGAATTTGCAAATGCAAGTACATGTTTTATTGTAGATCGGTCTCACTTTATATTTGGTGGCgataactactatgtacttacatgtAAATTAATACAATAGACTTATTGTGCACataaatgtttttacattgtacttatattttaaaaaaatgcctgcatgtaattacatctgtaattattCTCTAATAACATTTCTAATTACACTGACTCttcccttacaccttaacccacccttaaacctaccatATAACTAAACCTGTCCCTAACTTTACCCGTATCCCAactcaatagcagcaaaagtgttttcaAAACAATATGAACTTAATCAGtatattgtacttattttttgatataagtacatagtagttaaggccacctaatataaagtgggaccaaatcaATCATTCTGTTTACTCTAGGGAGAAAACAGGCTTTCGTAAATGATAATAATCTAGAAAAGACGtaattaatttgaattaatttatatatttaaaaaaaaaatttttttaagtgtttgcaataaagaaacaaaatcat from Garra rufa unplaced genomic scaffold, GarRuf1.0 hap1_unplaced_749, whole genome shotgun sequence includes:
- the LOC141317330 gene encoding copine-7-like, which translates into the protein VSHDFAINFNPEDDECEEIQGVVEAYQNCLPKIQLYGPTNVAPIINRIAKQAAGKEPIKDASLYHILLILTDGVVTDMADTREAIVRASYQPMSIIIVGVGNADFTDMQILDGDDGVLRSPKGEPVLRDIVQFVPFRDFKT